A stretch of Electrophorus electricus isolate fEleEle1 chromosome 3, fEleEle1.pri, whole genome shotgun sequence DNA encodes these proteins:
- the arfrp1 gene encoding ADP-ribosylation factor-related protein 1 has translation MYTLLSGLYKYMFQKDEYCILILGLDNAGKTTFLEQTKTKFSKNYKGMSLSKITTTVGLNIGTIDVGKARLMFWDLGGQEELQSLWDKYYAESHGVIYVIDSTDEERLSESKNAFEKMISSEALEGVPLLVLANKQDVENCLSVPDIKTAFSDCAPKIGKRDCLVQPCTALTGQGVNEGIEWMVKCVVRNIHRPPRHKDIT, from the exons ATGTACACCTTGTTATCGGGTCTTTACAAATATATGTTCCAAAAGGACGAATACTGTATTTTAATTCTTGGGCTCGATAATGCGGGGAAAACG acatttttggagcaaacaaaaacaaaattcagcAAGAACTACAAAGGAATGAGCCTTTCCAAAATCACAACCACCGTCGGTTTGAATA TTGGCACCATAGATGTGGGTAAAGCACGTCTGATGTTTTGGGATCTTGGAGGACAAGAAGAATTGCAGTCATTATGGGACAAA TACTATGCAGAATCTCATGGCGTTATCTATGTTATTGACTCTACGGATGAGGAGCGCTTGTCTGAGTCAAAGAATGCCTTTG AGAAAATGATTAGTAGTGAGGCTCTTGAAGGCGTTCCTCTCCTTGTGCTTGCAAATAAGCAAGATGTAGAG AATTGCCTGTCTGTCCCTGACATTAAGACAGCATTCAGTGATTGTGCTCCTAAAATCGGCAAACGAGACTGTCTGGTCCAGCCCTGTACCGCTCTGACTGG tcAAGGGGTGAACGAAGGAATTGAGTGGATGGTGAAGTGTGTTGTCCGGAACATTCATCGTCCACCTCGACATAAAGACATTACATAG